A single genomic interval of Lathyrus oleraceus cultivar Zhongwan6 chromosome 7, CAAS_Psat_ZW6_1.0, whole genome shotgun sequence harbors:
- the LOC127101101 gene encoding probable carboxylesterase 12, giving the protein MDDEIAFDLPPFMKVFKNGRVERLIGEEVVPASLDATTNVESKDVIISKEDNISARLYIPKTNYPPTQKLPVFVYIHGGAFCIETPASPNYHNYLNSVTSLANVIGVSVHYRRAPEHPVPVAHEDSWLALKWVASHVGGKGSDEWLNKFADFEKVFLGGDSAGANIAHYLGIRVGKENLGGVKLEGGVYLHPYFWGVDPIGSESARGEFVEKVHNLWRFSCPTTTGSDDPLINPEKDPNLGSLGFKRVLVCVAEKDLLKDRGWYYKELLDKIGWGGVVEVVETKDEDHVFHMFNPTCENAADLLNRVVSFINKA; this is encoded by the coding sequence TCAAAAACGGTCGTGTTGAGAGGCTTATAGGTGAAGAGGTTGTTCCTGCATCTCTTGATGCAACCACCAACGTTGAATCCAAAGATGTTATAATCTCCAAAGAAGATAACATATCAGCGAGGCTTTACATTCCCAAAACCAACTACCCACCAACCCAAAAACTCCCTGTTTTTGTTTACATCCATGGTGGTGCTTTCTGCATCGAAACCCCTGCCTCGCCTAATTACCATAACTACCTTAACTCTGTTACTTCACTGGCTAACGTAATTGGTGTGTCTGTTCATTATAGAAGAGCACCGGAACACCCTGTTCCTGTCGCTCATGAAGATTCATGGCTTGCACTCAAATGGGTCGCTTCACATGTTGGTGGAAAGGGCTCTGATGAATGGTTGAATAAGTTTGCAGATTTTGAGAAAGTGTTCTTAGGTGGTGACAGTGCTGGTGCTAATATTGCACACTATTTGGGTATTCGGGTTGGGAAGGAAAATCTGGGTGGTGTGAAACTTGAAGGGGGTGTTTATCTTCATCCTTATTTTTGGGGTGTGGATCCAATTGGGTCTGAATCGGCTCGAGGTGAATTTGTTGAAAAGGTTCATAATTTATGGCGATTTTCATGTCCAACCACGACTGGATCCGATGATCCGTTAATTAACCCGGAAAAGGATCCGAATTTGGGGAGTTTGGGTTTTAAGAGAGTGCTTGTTTGTGTTGCTGAGAAAGATTTGTTGAAGGATAGAGGTTGGTATTACAAAGAGTTGCTTGATAAAATTGGTTGGGGTGGTGTTGTGGAAGTTGTTGAGACAAAGGATGAGGATCATGTTTTTCATATGTTCAACCCAACCTGTGAGAATGCTGCGGATTTGCTTAATCGAGTTGTTTCCTTCATCAATAAGGCTTGA